One genomic window of Glycine soja cultivar W05 chromosome 9, ASM419377v2, whole genome shotgun sequence includes the following:
- the LOC114425431 gene encoding putative U-box domain-containing protein 50 isoform X2, translating to MDAIQTEKIYVAVGNDVQDGLKTLNWALKKWNSHPISIAVLHVTHNSTKDYVYTPFGKLPARSVSEEKLQILRKDEQDKINKLLSKYIAFCGKVPAEILEVEKFDEPMQKRVIDLIFGLGITKLVMGFSFMKPSMKSKGAISGLFYVHQHKPSFCELFIICGGKQVFLRGKNDEKIMEDDRGVMSARMRDKVTFKDWLDKWFNDKTNDSQDRSTSLSSTNLESPLNQNQWEFYLQEIEKYYQELLSSNLEEGNCVLENDDSQIGPIEPHVTEHNNYDMAEELESRIREEASAREELKKESDAEKEQTVEMKTELEERKRSLRSLTEVQSELSNRLQIWTLAKTRAETQLEKAVGERSEMVREIEELRRQRDVFNRRIEFCKEKDAIGMAASLAEMTCCAFREYTEEELRLATDNFSDRLRFKSGGDWTNVYRGRFNHSSVAIKMLPSLSHQHFQSKVRLLGDMRQPHLVAMVGFCSEPKCIVLEYMGNGSLRDMLFSRRRNRVLRWHDRIRIATEVCSGLGFLNAAELRPAIHCHLSSSKILLDRNLVAKITGFGLLECHDEQCNVESDLQAIGVLLIHLLTGRNWAGLVEEVMTVDMDRKALGSVLDEMAGQWPLDLARELAALAMRCMSIKAKPNSELSIARVLEELNEIRRNGDEIVEREGPKTIIGGCIDRAGSSDMPSVFLCPILQEAMTNPHVAADGFSYELEAIEHWLQSGRDTSPMTNLRLKHTFLTPNHTLRSLIQDWQTNKST from the exons ATGGATGCAATCCAAACCGAGAAAATCTACGTTGCTGTTGGTAATGATGTGCAAGATGGACTTAAGACTTTGAATTGGGCTCTCAAGAAGTGGAATTCTCATCCAATTTCCATTGCTGTTCTCCATGTCACACACAATAGTACCAAGGATTATGTCTATACACCAT TTGGGAAACTTCCTGCAAGATCTGTGAGTGAGGAGAAACTACAAATTCTCAGGAAAGATGAGCAGGATAAAATCAACAAGCTGCTTTCCAAGTATATTGCTTTTTGTGGCAAG GTGCCAGCAGAGATTCTTGAAGTTGAGAAATTTGATGAACCTATGCAAAAGCGCGTCATAGACTTGATCTTTGGTCTAGGAATAACCAAATTGGTCATGGGATTTTCATTCATGAAGCCATCCAT GAAATCTAAAGGTGCTATTAGTGGATTGTTCTATGTTCATCAGCACAAGCCTTCCTTCTGTGAATTGTTCATTATTTGTGGAGGGAAGCAAGTTTTCCTCAGAGgaaaaaatgatgagaaaatCATGGAGGATGATCGCGGGGTCATGAGTGCAAGAATGAGAGATAAGGTAACTTTCAAAGATTGGTTAGACAAGTGGTTTAATGACAAAACCAACGATTCACAAGATAGAAGTACATCACTTTCCTCAACCAATTTGGAGTCCCCTCTGAACCAAAACCAGTGGGAATTTTACCTCCAGGAAATTGAAAAATACTATCAAGAATTGTTGTCTTCGAACTTGGAGGAAGGAAACTGCGTGCTAGAAAATGACGACTCACAGATTGGACCAATTGAGCCACATGTCACTGAACACAACAATTATGATATG GCCGAAGAACTGGAAAGTCGAATACGAGAAGAGGCGAGTGCAAGAGAGGAGCTAAAGAAGGAATCAGACGCAGAGAAAGAGCAAACAGTGGAGATGAAAACGGAGCTGGAAGAGAGGAAGAGGAGCCTGAGATCCCTGACGGAAGTTCAATCGGAGCTCTCAAACAGGCTTCAAATATGGACGTTGGCGAAGACGCGGGCGGAGACGCAGCTGGAGAAGGCGGTGGGGGAGAGGAGCGAGATGGTGAGGGAGATAGAGGAGCTGAGGCGGCAGAGGGACGTGTTCAATCGGAGGATCGAGTTTTGCAAGGAGAAGGACGCCATCGGAATGGCCGCGAGCCTCGCCGAGATGACGTGCTGCGCATTCAGGGAGTACACCGAGGAGGAGCTCCGGTTGGCGACGGATAACTTCTCCGACCGCCTCAGGTTCAAGTCCGGCGGGGATTGGACTAATGTGTATAGAGGACGCTTTAACCATTCCTCTGTTGCTATCAAGATGCTTCCTTCTTTGTCACACCAACATTTCCAATCCAAG GTGAGGCTTCTTGGTGATATGAGGCAACCTCATCTGGTTGCCATGGTAGGCTTTTGCTCCGAGCCCAAATGCATAGTTTTGGAATACATGGGCAATGGAAGCTTACGTGACATGCTGTTTTCTAGGAGAAGAAACCGGGTCTTACGATGGCATGACCGAATACGAATAGCCACGGAAGTTTGTTCGGGTCTGGGCTTTCTCAATGCAGCTGAGTTGAGGCCCGCTATTCATTGTCATTTGAGCTCATCAAAAATCCTCTTAGACCGCAATTTGGTTGCAAAGATCACGGGCTTTGGGCTTCTTGAATGCCATGATGAGCAATGTAACGTTGAGTCAGATTTGCAAGCCATAGGGGTTTTGTTGATACATCTTCTGACGGGAAGAAATTGGGCCGGGCTCGTCGAGGAGGTGATGACAGTGGATATGGATAGGAAGGCTTTGGGTAGTGTTCTTGATGAGATGGCTGGACAATGGCCATTGGATCTTGCAAGGGAACTTGCTGCCCTGGCTATGAGGTGCATGTCCATCAAAGCCAAACCCAACTCAGAACTCAGCATTGCTAGGGTTTTAGAGGAACTCAATGAGATAAGAAGAAACGGGGATGAAATAGTTGAAAGGGAAGGGCCAAAGACAATTATTGGTGGATGTATAGATAGGGCAGGTTCCAGTGATATGCCTAGTGTTTTCCTTTGCCCCATACTTCAG GAGGCAATGACAAACCCACACGTGGCAGCAGATGGATTTTCTTATGAGCTAGAAGCAATAGAACACTGGCTGCAGTCGGGGCGTGACACATCACCAATGACAAATTTGAGGCTGAAGCACACATTCCTCACCCCTAATCACACCCTTCGTTCCCTAATTCAGGACTGGCAGACCAACAAATCAACCTAG
- the LOC114425431 gene encoding putative U-box domain-containing protein 50 isoform X1, which produces MDAIQTEKIYVAVGNDVQDGLKTLNWALKKWNSHPISIAVLHVTHNSTKDYVYTPFGKLPARSVSEEKLQILRKDEQDKINKLLSKYIAFCGKVPAEILEVEKFDEPMQKRVIDLIFGLGITKLVMGFSFMKPSMKSKGAISGLFYVHQHKPSFCELFIICGGKQVFLRGKNDEKIMEDDRGVMSARMRDKVTFKDWLDKWFNDKTNDSQDRSTSLSSTNLESPLNQNQWEFYLQEIEKYYQELLSSNLEEGNCVLENDDSQIGPIEPHVTEHNNYDMSAADKIEILKNKLNEAQKIIQLKRKEAKDNIERHTKAEWAICLCNSRAEELESRIREEASAREELKKESDAEKEQTVEMKTELEERKRSLRSLTEVQSELSNRLQIWTLAKTRAETQLEKAVGERSEMVREIEELRRQRDVFNRRIEFCKEKDAIGMAASLAEMTCCAFREYTEEELRLATDNFSDRLRFKSGGDWTNVYRGRFNHSSVAIKMLPSLSHQHFQSKVRLLGDMRQPHLVAMVGFCSEPKCIVLEYMGNGSLRDMLFSRRRNRVLRWHDRIRIATEVCSGLGFLNAAELRPAIHCHLSSSKILLDRNLVAKITGFGLLECHDEQCNVESDLQAIGVLLIHLLTGRNWAGLVEEVMTVDMDRKALGSVLDEMAGQWPLDLARELAALAMRCMSIKAKPNSELSIARVLEELNEIRRNGDEIVEREGPKTIIGGCIDRAGSSDMPSVFLCPILQEAMTNPHVAADGFSYELEAIEHWLQSGRDTSPMTNLRLKHTFLTPNHTLRSLIQDWQTNKST; this is translated from the exons ATGGATGCAATCCAAACCGAGAAAATCTACGTTGCTGTTGGTAATGATGTGCAAGATGGACTTAAGACTTTGAATTGGGCTCTCAAGAAGTGGAATTCTCATCCAATTTCCATTGCTGTTCTCCATGTCACACACAATAGTACCAAGGATTATGTCTATACACCAT TTGGGAAACTTCCTGCAAGATCTGTGAGTGAGGAGAAACTACAAATTCTCAGGAAAGATGAGCAGGATAAAATCAACAAGCTGCTTTCCAAGTATATTGCTTTTTGTGGCAAG GTGCCAGCAGAGATTCTTGAAGTTGAGAAATTTGATGAACCTATGCAAAAGCGCGTCATAGACTTGATCTTTGGTCTAGGAATAACCAAATTGGTCATGGGATTTTCATTCATGAAGCCATCCAT GAAATCTAAAGGTGCTATTAGTGGATTGTTCTATGTTCATCAGCACAAGCCTTCCTTCTGTGAATTGTTCATTATTTGTGGAGGGAAGCAAGTTTTCCTCAGAGgaaaaaatgatgagaaaatCATGGAGGATGATCGCGGGGTCATGAGTGCAAGAATGAGAGATAAGGTAACTTTCAAAGATTGGTTAGACAAGTGGTTTAATGACAAAACCAACGATTCACAAGATAGAAGTACATCACTTTCCTCAACCAATTTGGAGTCCCCTCTGAACCAAAACCAGTGGGAATTTTACCTCCAGGAAATTGAAAAATACTATCAAGAATTGTTGTCTTCGAACTTGGAGGAAGGAAACTGCGTGCTAGAAAATGACGACTCACAGATTGGACCAATTGAGCCACATGTCACTGAACACAACAATTATGATATG AGTGCTGCGGATAAAATTGAGATCCTGAAAAATAAGCTTAATGAAGCTCAGAAGATTATCCAATTAAAGAGGAAAGAAGCCAAGGATAATATAGAGAGGCATACTAAAGCTGAATGGGCAATTTGTTTATGCAACAGTCGG GCCGAAGAACTGGAAAGTCGAATACGAGAAGAGGCGAGTGCAAGAGAGGAGCTAAAGAAGGAATCAGACGCAGAGAAAGAGCAAACAGTGGAGATGAAAACGGAGCTGGAAGAGAGGAAGAGGAGCCTGAGATCCCTGACGGAAGTTCAATCGGAGCTCTCAAACAGGCTTCAAATATGGACGTTGGCGAAGACGCGGGCGGAGACGCAGCTGGAGAAGGCGGTGGGGGAGAGGAGCGAGATGGTGAGGGAGATAGAGGAGCTGAGGCGGCAGAGGGACGTGTTCAATCGGAGGATCGAGTTTTGCAAGGAGAAGGACGCCATCGGAATGGCCGCGAGCCTCGCCGAGATGACGTGCTGCGCATTCAGGGAGTACACCGAGGAGGAGCTCCGGTTGGCGACGGATAACTTCTCCGACCGCCTCAGGTTCAAGTCCGGCGGGGATTGGACTAATGTGTATAGAGGACGCTTTAACCATTCCTCTGTTGCTATCAAGATGCTTCCTTCTTTGTCACACCAACATTTCCAATCCAAG GTGAGGCTTCTTGGTGATATGAGGCAACCTCATCTGGTTGCCATGGTAGGCTTTTGCTCCGAGCCCAAATGCATAGTTTTGGAATACATGGGCAATGGAAGCTTACGTGACATGCTGTTTTCTAGGAGAAGAAACCGGGTCTTACGATGGCATGACCGAATACGAATAGCCACGGAAGTTTGTTCGGGTCTGGGCTTTCTCAATGCAGCTGAGTTGAGGCCCGCTATTCATTGTCATTTGAGCTCATCAAAAATCCTCTTAGACCGCAATTTGGTTGCAAAGATCACGGGCTTTGGGCTTCTTGAATGCCATGATGAGCAATGTAACGTTGAGTCAGATTTGCAAGCCATAGGGGTTTTGTTGATACATCTTCTGACGGGAAGAAATTGGGCCGGGCTCGTCGAGGAGGTGATGACAGTGGATATGGATAGGAAGGCTTTGGGTAGTGTTCTTGATGAGATGGCTGGACAATGGCCATTGGATCTTGCAAGGGAACTTGCTGCCCTGGCTATGAGGTGCATGTCCATCAAAGCCAAACCCAACTCAGAACTCAGCATTGCTAGGGTTTTAGAGGAACTCAATGAGATAAGAAGAAACGGGGATGAAATAGTTGAAAGGGAAGGGCCAAAGACAATTATTGGTGGATGTATAGATAGGGCAGGTTCCAGTGATATGCCTAGTGTTTTCCTTTGCCCCATACTTCAG GAGGCAATGACAAACCCACACGTGGCAGCAGATGGATTTTCTTATGAGCTAGAAGCAATAGAACACTGGCTGCAGTCGGGGCGTGACACATCACCAATGACAAATTTGAGGCTGAAGCACACATTCCTCACCCCTAATCACACCCTTCGTTCCCTAATTCAGGACTGGCAGACCAACAAATCAACCTAG